The window TGACTCACATATGAACCCACCAGCATTTACTCTTCACACCCTCAACAACCCCATCCCTTTATCCGTTTTATGAAAATTCCTTTTCGATATTTTGTTAATATGGTGATATTTTTATGTTTCGTTGACTCATTTATTatctcataaaacataaaaaaaaaaatgctGAATTTGGGTATCTTATGTGTAATGAAGTCACATCAATAATTTATAAAAGAGAGTTTGTGCCAACGAAATATACAAAAAGATATTATAGACTTGTCAATCAAAGATAACTAATTGTTACAAGTACATCATGGATTTAACACTAATCAACACCTATAACTTAGAAAACAAGAAAATGGAAATCACAATGTTTATGGCATACAACCATGTTCATATGATATAACAAATCCATAAAGTTTATGAAAATGTTAATGAGTTTGTAAACTATGATATTTGTTTTTTCTTTGTAGTTTTAACTATAAATAAATTTTATACAAAATGTACAAGTgcaattttatttttatcaacATGACTCATGCTATCATAATCTATTTtaagttttattaataaaaaaaattaacaaaataaatgtGGATCCTATTAGAAATAATCTcattttgaacaaatataaaaaagTATCAAATGTTATTTAATGAACTTTGCAAGgcgtttttttatttaaatatttccttTATGAATGTTCatcaataaaaaaacatttaaaaggctTTCGTTAAATGAATTTCATTTCGTAAAGTATGATGTTttcttgtaaaaaaaataaaattgaaaattttatttttatgaaataaacatacattttatgatatatataaaaaagtaAATGTTGTAAAATTTAAATTTACGAATTAAACATACATTTTATATATGTGTTGGAGATTAATCATTTTCGACACACTATCTAAATTATTAGTAATTAACATTAATCTTATAACATACAAGTACAgttatatttttttcataaaaaatatatgaAACCATTCATAATAACGGTAGAGCTTTTTCAATTGATGTCATGTTATCATCATAACAACAAAACAATTATTTTAACAAATAGTAtctataataaagtttaaataaaatagTATTAAAAGTATGAAAAAAccttatttattaaaattacaaCTTTACAAAGAATGTAAAAAAAATCCacaaaatactttttttttaattttacatagtttatttaacataataaactttgaaaaatctTAAGTAATAAATTTCTTATTAACTTGAATACTTAATAtgtattttctaataaaaaataaaatataaaaagagTTTATACTGACCACATAATTGTTAATttgaagaaaaaaatataaaacttatCCTAAAAGTAAGGTTTGACTATGGTAATACATGAGATGACCTTTTTGCAATTCATTGCttttttttcttgcttttcttttctttttaattcttataaaaaaaaaggttttgtCATTTGTAGTTGTTTCCAAGTACTATATCATTCAAAAGACCTCAAACCCGTTTCACTTTTGTCTTTACCCTCCTTCATCTTTCTCTTTCCCAAAACTCCTTTTCCTTTTATCATTTCATCTGCAATttcaaatctagggttttttCATTCTCATTCTCACTTTCACAAACACCTCAACACCTCTCCCTCTTGCCATCGTACACAGGTTCGTGTGTGCTAATTACTTCTCTGTTTCTACATTCTGTCAATTTTAGCACCCTGTTTTTctgttttgagctcatagagctTGAATCGTTTGTAAATCCCTTCACTTTATGGGTTAAATTTGATTTCTCGAGAAACCCATGTAAAACCCTTGAGAAATTTTCGTTTTTCGTTTGTGGGTTGCTGTTTAAATTCGTTGTTTTTGCTTGTTTCGTGCTCAATTTTGGTTTTTAGGTcggattttttttgaaaaatttagagGTGTCTGTGGACAATTTTTTGTTTATCTTTTGTGGGTGGGTGTTAGATTTGGGAGTAAATGCATGGACGGAAGGGACGGAATCCCTTCGTTTTATCTGAATAGAGGGTTTCGTGGGTCGGGTTCTAATGCCGGGTCGGGTAATCAAGGTGGAGGGTTCCATACCCCTCCACCTGGTTTCAAAACTCAATTAAACCCCACTTTATCTCCTCATAATCATACCCAAATCAGGGTAGCTCCTCCTTCAATGGGTCCTTCGTTCCATTTGGAACACAACCCACCTCCTAGTTTCCCTCATAGCCTTAACatcggcggcggtggtggtggcggtggcagtGGTGGGACTGATGACGGTGGTGTTGCAGTCTCCATCCCCATTCCCACCCCTggaagtggaagtgggagcgactCTGTTATGAAGAAAAAACGAGGGAGACCAAGAAAGTATGCCCCTGATGCCTCCAATACGGCGTTGGCACTACTAAAGCCTGTACCTCCGGCCACTTCGCCGGATCAAAACACACCGGGGACACAGAAGAAGAGGGGGAGGCCTCCTGGCAGTGGAAGGAAGCAGCAGCTTGCAAATTGTGGTATGTCGTACAGTTTTTAAGTTTTGAATCCTATCAATAAAAAGTGAGTATTATGCATTGGTAATGTATTGGTTatgtttttgattatataatCTTTTAATAACATCATGGTTAAAAAGTTATTTATTTTTTAGTATTTCATAATTTTATTTTACCCTATTCCAtctcattttttatataaatatattacaaAATTCACTAGATATAATCTTCAAAGGTGTTGTTTCTTTTGAACTTATCCTGCCATGACTTAATTTGATAAGCTATACGACTTGATAGAATTTTATCAATTTAATGAATTCTCATTGTATCATTGTTGCAGGCGAATGGATGCATAATTCGGCTGGATCGGCTTTCACGCCTCACATAATCCACATATCAATAGGAGAAGTACGCAGATAATATTTATAACAAAACACTATAATTATCAAAACAaacacaatgtttttttttttttgctagatCATTTTAAAGAATATTGTTCGACTATTAATCAAATATCTGAAATACTCAATTTTATGTTGAAGGATGTTGCGGAAAAGATATTATCATTTGCACAACAAAGGCAAAGGGCTCTATGCATCTTGTCAGGCAACGGGTCCGTTTCCACCGTCACATTACGCCAACTTACATCTTCCGGTGGCACTGTGACTTATGAGGTTGGGCCCCTCAATCCATCTCAACCCTCGGATCAAATTCATCCGATGACTGTGATTTGTAAAGTCTAACCGTTTTGTAACCACCTCTAAATTCGTGTGATTTGTAGGTGGTTACAGGTTGTTACAAAACGGTTAGAGGTGGTTACAAAACGGTTACATGCTTTGTAACAACTTGTAACCACCTACAAATCAGAGACATGACATGAATTTTGGGTTCTTTTTAGAACCCAAGACTaaggaattatatatatatatatatatatatatatatatatatatatatatatatatatatatatatatatatatataaactcatgattattaatttattttattttcttatgaTCGTTTTTTAGGGTCgttttgagatattatgcttatcgGGTTCTTATCTGCTGGCGGAAACTGGTAGCCCCCGCAACCGGACTGGCGGTCTTAGTATTTCTCTTTGTAACTCTGAAGGTCAAGTGATTGGCGGTGCAATTGGCGGCAAACTTACCGCCTCCACCCTTGTTCAGGTACTGTTTTTGTACATTCTTTATTTTGGTTAACCGGGATCTTACGTTTGTTGGCGGCAGGTGGTGGTTTGTAGTTTTGTGTATGGTGGTGGAGATAATTCGAAGGCAAAGGCCGCCATTGAGCCGCCGTTATCGGGTGATGAAAAGAGCCCTGGAGTTCAACTCAACTAGAAGTGTCGACATCTcccttcatgttcatgttctCATGTTCGTGTATCATATGTAGATGATTGGCGATGGGTTCTCTGTTAATTTGTAACAAAAAGAAGTcgacatgtttatgttttattttagtcgtagaacttttttattttttatttttatcagtAATCTTGAGTTGCACATTTGCCCATCTGTAGCTAGCTAGGATCATTTGGTGAACTGGGATCTAAAAGTTTCTggattaattttatttttcttagggTTTTTGTGGAACTTTTTTTTTGCTAATTTTATAATGTTTCGTGAATTGCAACAATAATAGAAAAGGAGTTGATGTTATGATGTTAAATATATGGATATAGGGCGTGTTTGGCacggagcttttggaagcgtttgggagcttctagtttttagcttttgacaaaatGTTCTAGTTTAACAAAAAGTTTCGTTTGGCAGTATGaacgtttagcttttagttttaacaaaacgctccgattctaaaagctacttcacgTAGTTTTTAACAAAACGTTccggagcttttgaaatcaatttccataattacctttaaaaatatatttatatatatatttttatttttaatcaattgtccttttatgtaattttatatatttcaaaagtttccagctacttttgccaaacattcatataacaaataaaagctacagctACACGCTACCAGCTAACTGCTACCCGTTTCCAGCTAACAGCTACTTTTGTCAAACACGCCTATAACattttttattgtttataaaaaaataagaggTTATTTCCATAAAAGactttatattttgattttttttcctttttagacctaaaacttttttctttttcGAAAAAATACTTAACTTTACCTGGTACTTGTTATTTTAGACTCTCACAGGTCACGACTTACGAAGGAAAATTAagtatttttatttcataaaagactctacatttaatatttttttttttcagtttagtcctaaaatatattttatttcaaGACTAGTTGtataaaaaacatgattataTCATTTTAGTTTAAACATAGACATCGATATAAACAATCTAATTATTATGCCTACATTTATTTATGATTGGACAATTCTTTGTCCGCCTATATttattgaaaaaagaaaaaacaaatagTTGTAAAAGCTATTTCTTCACTGCACCAAGTTTATATAACTTAATTTAGTCAAGGCAAAAACATGCATATATTCTTTTAGTTTAAATAATAGACATCGATTTAACTTTCGCATCTTTTGGCTTCATATTGATTTACGCATGaaacatttttttaaacattaCACATACAAGGAAATCGTATAGTATTTTTTTTTACTGggaataatataaataataacaaaATGTTTTGTCCACCTTTGGGAAAATTTACAGATTCAAGCTCcaaaacctttttttttatattattggtTTAATTAGTTTTTCGATTTCAGTTACATAAAGCAATTACCAAAAGCTAGGAGTTGAATACATAGATATGTGAAATCAAATTTCCTAACAGCACAAAAgagattttatataattttaagaTCATAAATTCAATAACCAATTGAGTACCAAACACCTTCAAGCTTTTTAAGATTAAAATGAAAtcctaaattttattttgttaattattatgattatacTTAGGAATCAATAACCGTGATATACAAAAACCATGTATTTCGATATTTAAGTGTGCGATATCATTTTTGTTATTTGGATTTTCAACTTATGTTCAAATGATTTTATTCCCATAATATtagtttatgtatttatatgtgatgTTAACATTTTTTAAGAACGTCTTAAACTTGAATTTGATATATCTGAACAAAACTATTACGAAGTTTAGGATTaatatttttatgtatgtattttatataattataacTATTATTTAATAATCAGCTAATGCTAGAAAATATTCTATGACTTTGGTTTAAGAATATGATAATGAGTGCGTTTgttaaatgttctaaaaaaattgattaaaaaattCGATCAAAAAAATAATATAGAAAAGTGAGAGAGGGAAATATGTCCAAACTCACGAAATAAGTATAATAGACAaactaaaaaaatttatttttttatcaaaaaatatcAAATTAACATCAAACTTTTTATCAGCAGTAACAATAACATTTTTTATAAacaatagacaaaattgcaaaaatggtcaatttggtatgcattttttggggttttacTCCAAACCTCGACATTTTTGGATCCGTGGTCCTTTTGGACTAGTTTGTATGTAAAAATGGTCCCCCCAAAATTAAAATGACTAAATTGCCCTCTTAATatatttgttatatttttttctatttaatttaatgttttattgaTAATAAAGTGGGGCCCACAccccattctctctctctctctctctctctctctctctctctctcttgaacaCACAATCGTTTATCTTGTTCTTCAAAATACACAAGTTCTtcaacacatacacacataaaaTTTGGAAAATGATGCACATGGGCTTATATTTTTGGCCAGGAACTATTTTTTCGTTTCGTTTTTGGAAATCAATTCACAGGTTTGCACTTT of the Lactuca sativa cultivar Salinas chromosome 6, Lsat_Salinas_v11, whole genome shotgun sequence genome contains:
- the LOC111901138 gene encoding AT-hook motif nuclear-localized protein 5, whose protein sequence is MDGRDGIPSFYLNRGFRGSGSNAGSGNQGGGFHTPPPGFKTQLNPTLSPHNHTQIRVAPPSMGPSFHLEHNPPPSFPHSLNIGGGGGGGGSGGTDDGGVAVSIPIPTPGSGSGSDSVMKKKRGRPRKYAPDASNTALALLKPVPPATSPDQNTPGTQKKRGRPPGSGRKQQLANCGEWMHNSAGSAFTPHIIHISIGEDVAEKILSFAQQRQRALCILSGNGSVSTVTLRQLTSSGGTVTYEGRFEILCLSGSYLLAETGSPRNRTGGLSISLCNSEGQVIGGAIGGKLTASTLVQVVVCSFVYGGGDNSKAKAAIEPPLSGDEKSPGVQLN